A region from the Neomonachus schauinslandi chromosome 2, ASM220157v2, whole genome shotgun sequence genome encodes:
- the TRAM1L1 gene encoding translocating chain-associated membrane protein 1-like 1, with protein MAFRKKSTKNPPVLSHEFILQNHADLVACVGMFFVLGLMFEGTAEASIVFITLQHSVTFPAAEERATESKFLYYYGIKDLATVFFYMLVAIIIHATIQEYVLDKINRRMQFPKAKQSKFNESGQFSVFYLVSCIWGTFILISENCLSDPTLLWRAHPHNMMTFQMKFFYISQLAYWFHAFPELYFQRTKKQDIPRQLVYIGLHLFHIAGAYLLYLNHLGLVLLMMHYFVELLSHICDLFYFSDEKYQKEFSLWAIVFILGRLGTLIVSVVTVGFHLAGGQNRNPDAITGNVNVLAAKIAVLSSSCTIQAYITWNLFNVQLQRWMEEDTTLQAPSVKKKRTKGRSSRKGTENGVATSNRVDSPHKRKEKSS; from the coding sequence ATGGCGTTTCGTAAGAAGAGCACCAAGAACCCCCCAGTCCTGAGCCACGAATTCATCCTGCAGAATCATGCGGACCTCGTCGCCTGTGTGGGGATGTTCTTCGTGCTGGGGCTTATGTTCGAAGGAACAGCAGAAGCGTCTATCGTTTTTATTACTCTTCAGCACAGTGTTACCTTTCCTGCAGCAGAAGAACGAGCCACAGAATCAAAGTTCCTTTACTATTATGGCATCAAAGATTTGGCCACGGTTTTCTTCTACATGCTAGTGGCAATCATCATTCACGCCACAATTCAGGAGTATGTGTTGGATAAAATTAACAGGCGAATGCAGTTCCCCAAAGCGAAACAAAGCAAATTTAATGAATCTGGCCAGTTTAGTGTATTCTACCTTGTTTCTTGTATTTGGGGCACATTCATTCTAATTTCAGAAAACTGTCTGTCAGACCCAACTCTCTTATGGAGGGCTCATCCCCATAATATGATGACATTTCAAATGAAGTTTTTCTACATATCACAATTGGCTTACTGGTTTCATGCCTTTCCCGAACTCTATTTCCAGAGAACCAAAAAGCAAGATATCCCCCGTCAACTTGTCTACATCGGTCTTCATCTCTTTCACATTGCTGGAGCTTACCTCTTGTACTTGAATCATCTGGGACTTGTTCTTCTGATGATGCACTACTTTGTTGAGTTACTTTCCCACATTTGTGAcctgttttattttagtgatgaAAAGTACCAGAAAGAGTTTTCTCTGTGGGCAATTGTGTTTATTTTGGGTCGACTTGGGACTTTAATTGTTTCGGTAGTGACTGTGGGCTTTCACCTGGCCGGAGGGCAGAATCGGAATCCGGATGCCATTACTGGAAACGTAAACGTGTTGGCAGCTAAAATTGCTGTTCTGTCATCCAGTTGCACCATCCAAGCATACATAACATGGAATTTATTTAATGTCCAGCTTCAAAGGTGGATGGAAGAAGACACTACTCTTCAGGCCCCAAGTGTGAAGAAGAAACGGACTAAAGGGAGGTCttctagaaaaggaacagaaaatggtGTGGCAACTTCAAATAGAGTAGACTCTCcccataaaaggaaagagaaatcttcATAA